In the Plasmodium gaboni strain SY75 chromosome 13, whole genome shotgun sequence genome, ACTGTAGAGAAAGGAGTATTAATATCTTCTCCGTTTGTAGAAGCATTCAAAAGATctttaataatttttttgattgATTGACATTCTTGTTGATTTAATTCTGTTGTAACATTTGGATTTgttaaattattattactactGACATCTAAAGTATTATTTTCACTACCTTGTGTTGAAGTAGAAACATTTGGTTGGCCTAATAAACTGTTTTGTGTTTCATCAAGggaattattatataaatttaaagTATCTTTTAGGTGGTTTTTAAGATCCTCTGGAACATCACTGCTTACATTTTCTAATCTTTCTTTTAagttatttatttgttttttttcattatcataATTGACTGATTGGCTAGTTGTTGCATAATCCAGTAACAATAAAAATGcacaaaatataaatactGTAATATGTCTTGTTCCTTTCAttgtattaaaaatatagatataataaataaataaatatatatatatataattctaatatctaaaatatatatattatattttgtatgatctcaaaatattttatttattcatatgtatattattactgTTCTTGAGTTGActaataataacataaaaataaaatttattattttatagaatattaagttttttctttttctttttctttttctttttctttttcttttttttaaattattaaaaaagggtaaaaataaattaaaaattttacaaattattaaatttattatttttttataataaaagaaaatttctaacgttaaaaaaaaaaaaaaaattagaatttttggtttttataaaaaatattatatatattatatatttatgataaGGGGTTTTAAAAAggaaagaaaataaaacaaaaattaaaaaaaaaaatgataataattttttttttttttttttttttgatatctttatatttaaaaaattaaaaaattcatattaCTATTAGTGCATATAATGATTAActgtattattatttattatggTTGTCCAATggtatttatattttttataatatgtatttacTTTATAGattctatattttttaaatcataaatattatatatataggatggatatatatatatatatataataatataatgcTTCTTCATATATGTATTCAGTTTTTGaatacattaaaaaaaaaaaatagtaaatgataaaatatttttaatatataattataacatgaataacatattattttaattgGAATACAAGCAAATgcttttataaaaatattaatattaatattttaataataattatgtattttgtattttcttcaaatattttaaattatatatatatattattataatataaatagaaaaaattaaaattattatatttttattaaaaaaattatttactaaaatatttttttttttttttttataacagaataaaaaatataaatagaaaaaaataattatattaataatataattaatttttatattttttatttttacaataATGGTTGTAgtatattaatattttctataaaaaataagaaaaaaaaaataaaattgttAAATTGCATCTtgataatgaaaaaagaaaaagaatatatatatatatatatatatatatatttttattttaataaaatatttttgttcagtttatataaaattagatgttctaaaaatatagtagttgatattttaaaaaaaaaggaaaaaggaataatacattttttatgaGGATTATTTTAGtctatatattaataatagtaaactttaaaaatatatatatgatatatattatatacataatttaagcatatgaataaaaatattcatatatgGTATGTATATGTTATCAACATAGATATACattacataaataaatacatattacatatacatgtttatatatatatatatatatatatatattattctaaatagtatttattaaattaagAGCATTTTCAAATAAAGCCTTATGAACTGTTGTTTCATCAGTTTCATTAACtgttatataattatgtcTTTTAGTAAAGCTATATAATCCGTAAATAAAGTTTTTAAATTgttctttatatttattatcagTTAAAGctttattaaatatattttctatttttgtttcaatttgtttattttcttcaatCTTCTCTGAGAATGTAACAAGAAGTTTCTtaattatttcatattCAGTTACATTCATAGTAAACATATCAAActcttttttaaattcattatatttatctttattCTCATCAGTGATAACTTTATCTTGTCTATTTAAATGTTTAAGAACATCATCGAAAATTTCATCCAAGCGTTTAACGGATGGCGTATTTAAGTTTgatgtattattattagaatCTCC is a window encoding:
- a CDS encoding MSP7-like protein, whose amino-acid sequence is MKGTRHITVFIFCAFLLLLDYATTSQSVNYDNEKKQINNLKERLENVSSDVPEDLKNHLKDTLNLYNNSLDETQNSLLGQPNVSTSTQGSENNTLDVSSNNNLTNPNVTTELNQQECQSIKKIIKDLLNASTNGEDINTPFSTVFKSALDNDELRTSITKLTEALCGHTTNSHNNLRGASQNDSDYLHSVFDKALTHLDSLQ